CGAGGCCGAGGACGAGGCGACGACCTTGCGCACGCCCGCCTCCACCGCCGCCTCGAGCACGTTGAAGGTGCCGTCGACGAGGACCTCGTTGGCCAGCCGCGGCTCCTGCGCGCACTGGGTGATGCGGATCGCGGCGAGGTGGAAGACCAGGTCGGCGCCCGCGGTCGCCTCGGCCAGGGCCTTGCGATCGCGCACGTCGCCGTCGATCACCTGCACCGGGCCGTTCGCGAGGGCCCAGGCCAGGTTCTCCGGACGGCCGCGCACGAAGTTGTCGAACACGACGATCTCCGCGGCCTTCTCCCGCACCAGCAGGTCCACCAGGTTGGACCCGATGGTGCCGGCGCCGCCGGTGACCAGGACGCGGCGTCCCGCGACCGGCACCGCGGCGCCCTGCGCCTCGCCGTGTTCCGCCGAGGCGTTGTGCTCCGCCGAGGCGTTGTGCAAGCTGTTCACGCGCTGGTTCCCTTCATACCTTTCAGAGCGACGGGTGCCCCGTCGAGTTCGAGGCTGCGCGAGGCGGACTCGAGGATGTCCACCACGCGCAGGCCCGCGCGTCCGTCGGTCGGCGGCGGGGTTCCGGTGGTGATCGCGGTGGCGAAGGCCTCGACCATGGCGCGCAGCGCCTCGCGTTCGACCAGCGCGGGCGCGACCATGTCGCCGGAGCGGTAGCTGATCTGCATCTGCCGCCGGGTCTGCTCGTTCTGCTGGTCCAGCGGGGTCAGGTCGACGCCGCGGTCGAACAGCGCGATCCGCTGGGCCGGGTTCAGGTCGTCCCACAGCAGAGTGCGCTTGGAGCCGCCGATCATGGTGGTGCGCACCTTGCTCGGCGAGAGCCAGTTGACGTGGAAGTGCGCGATCGCGCCGCCGGTCAGGCGCAGGGTGAGGTAGCCGACGCAGGCGCGTCCGGCCCCGATCGGGTCGGCGCCGTGCGCGGCCACCGAGATCGGCTCCATCCCGGCGGGCAGGATGAAGTCGAGGATGGACAGATCGTGCGGAGCCAGGTCCCACAACACGTCCACGTCCGGCTGCACCAGCCCGAGGTTGATCCGGACCGAGTCGAGGAAGTGCACCTCGCCCAGCTCGCCCGAGGCGATCAGATCCCTGATGTAGGTGACGGCCGGGGTGTAGCAGTAGGTGTGGTCGCACATCAGGGTCAGGCCCTGCTCGGCGGCCACCTCGACCAGCTCCCGGCCCTCGGCGTAGCTGGCCGCGAGCGGCTTCTCCACCAGCACGTGCTTGCCCGCGCGCAGGGCGGCGAGGGCGAGGTCGCGGTGGGTGGCCGCCGGCGTGGCGATGGCCACGGCCGCGACCTTCGGGTCGGCCAGCACCGCGGCGTAGTCGTCGGTCGCCGTCACCGTCGAGTACCGGCCCAGGGCCCGGCGGGCCCGCTCGATCTGCAGGTCGCACATCCAGCGCAGCTCGAAGGACTCCGAGGCCTGGAAGTTGCGCACCAGGTTCGGGCCCCAGTAGCCGCCGCCGACCACCGCCACCCCCAGCCGGCCGTCGGCCTCCGCCGCTCGGGCTCCGGGTATCTCCGTGGTCATACTCTCCCCCATCAGTAGGCTCCGTCGCCGCGCACGACGGCCGTAGTGGTGCGCAGCAGGATCATCGCGTCCAGGCTGGGCGACCAGTTCTCCACGTAACTCAGGTCGAGGCGCACCGACTCGGCGCCCGAGAGCGTCGAGCGGCCGCTGATCTGCCACAGGCCGGTCAGGCCCGGCTTGACCACCAGGCGCCGGCGCATCTCCTCGGTGTAGCGGGCCACCTCGGCCGGCAGCGGCGGGCGCGGTCCGACCAGCGCCATCGAGCCGCCGACGACGTTGAACAGCTGCGGCAGCTCGTCCAGCGAGTAGCGGCGCAGCACTGCGCCGATCCGGGTCAGCCGCGGGTCGTTGCTGATCTTGAACAGCGGCGAGTCCGCGGGCATCTCGTTCAGGTGCGCGAGCGCGGCCAGCCGGGCCTCGGCGTCCACCACCATGGTGCGGAACTTCAGGCAGGTGAACTCGGCGCCGCCCTTACCCACCCGGGTCTGCCGGAAGAGCGCCGGGCCCGGGCTGGTGGCGCGCACCAGCACCGCCAGCGTCAGCATCAGGGGGCTGAGCAGGGTCAGGATGAGCAGCGCGGCCAGGCGCTGGCAGAGGTCGGTGGCCCAGCGCGAGGGGCCGGTGAGCACCGGCGCGCGCAGGTGCAGCAGCGGCAGGCCGCCGCTGCTGGCCACCGCGATCCGCTCGGCCGCCACGTCGGCGAGTATCGGCGCCAGCGCCACGTCGACGCCGGCCTCGTGCAGCTCCCAGCAGATCCGGCGCAGCGCCGCCCGGCTCAGGCCGGAGCCGCCGAGCAGGATCACCGCGTCGCAGCCGTTGGCCCGGGCCGCGCGGACGATCTCGTTGGCGCCGCCCACCACCGGGACGGTCAGGTCGAGCAGGCCGTCCGGCTCGTCCTCGCCGAGCACGCAGGCGGCGACCACGCGCAGCCGGCGGGCGTCGGCCGGGCGCAGGTGGCGCAGGAACTCGTCGATCGGCCCGGCCTGACCGACGATCAGGCCGCGGCGCGGGCCGTGCCGCTGGCCGTAGCCCTGCGCGCCGAGGCGCTGGACCAGGACCCTGAGCAAGGGCGTGAACAGCGCGGCGAGCACCACCGCGAGCACGACCCGGCGCAGCAGGGCCACGCTGTCGACCAGCAGGCCGGCGAAGGCCAGCAGCACGCCGACGCGGGCGGCGGCGCGCAGCACGCGTCCGCCCAGGCCGTCGTCGCCGGGCAGCAGGCGCCGGCCGTAGGTGCCGCAGGCGGCCAGGCCGAGCACCCACAGCGGCACGATCGCCGCCGTGGCCACCCGGGTGGCGGTGCCGCGCAGCCCTGCGGCATCGCTCCCGCCCAGGTGCCAGACGGTGGTCAGCGCCGCCGCGACCCCGGCGGCGCAGGCATCGGATAGGACCAGGGTCCAGATTCGGGGGCGGCGCGGGCCCGCCAGCAGCCCGCGGAACTCCGCATCCGGTTCTCGACGCGTGGAGGTGAAACTGACTGAAGTCATCGCTCTCCCCGGACAATGATCAGTGTACGGCGGAACAGACAGTGCACGTGGAAACGCGAATGCCACCACCTCTGTCACAGGTGAAGGTCCCTCCCCTTCAACACCCTGACAGCCTGGGGAACCAGAAGCGGCAGCAGCTTCCTACACGGCAGCAAGCTAGCGGCAAACGGGGTCCGATTGAAAGGGTTTCACCAAAGCTTCATAAAGCCGCCTGGTGCACAGGGGCGCGAGCTGCGGTGACAGCGCGCGCCCCGCGTGACTTGTCACGCGGAGTGAGGCTCGACTTACGT
This genomic window from Actinospica robiniae DSM 44927 contains:
- a CDS encoding Gfo/Idh/MocA family protein, encoding MTTEIPGARAAEADGRLGVAVVGGGYWGPNLVRNFQASESFELRWMCDLQIERARRALGRYSTVTATDDYAAVLADPKVAAVAIATPAATHRDLALAALRAGKHVLVEKPLAASYAEGRELVEVAAEQGLTLMCDHTYCYTPAVTYIRDLIASGELGEVHFLDSVRINLGLVQPDVDVLWDLAPHDLSILDFILPAGMEPISVAAHGADPIGAGRACVGYLTLRLTGGAIAHFHVNWLSPSKVRTTMIGGSKRTLLWDDLNPAQRIALFDRGVDLTPLDQQNEQTRRQMQISYRSGDMVAPALVEREALRAMVEAFATAITTGTPPPTDGRAGLRVVDILESASRSLELDGAPVALKGMKGTSA
- a CDS encoding sugar transferase, with the protein product MTSVSFTSTRREPDAEFRGLLAGPRRPRIWTLVLSDACAAGVAAALTTVWHLGGSDAAGLRGTATRVATAAIVPLWVLGLAACGTYGRRLLPGDDGLGGRVLRAAARVGVLLAFAGLLVDSVALLRRVVLAVVLAALFTPLLRVLVQRLGAQGYGQRHGPRRGLIVGQAGPIDEFLRHLRPADARRLRVVAACVLGEDEPDGLLDLTVPVVGGANEIVRAARANGCDAVILLGGSGLSRAALRRICWELHEAGVDVALAPILADVAAERIAVASSGGLPLLHLRAPVLTGPSRWATDLCQRLAALLILTLLSPLMLTLAVLVRATSPGPALFRQTRVGKGGAEFTCLKFRTMVVDAEARLAALAHLNEMPADSPLFKISNDPRLTRIGAVLRRYSLDELPQLFNVVGGSMALVGPRPPLPAEVARYTEEMRRRLVVKPGLTGLWQISGRSTLSGAESVRLDLSYVENWSPSLDAMILLRTTTAVVRGDGAY